The window TATATTCATTCGAAAGGATTGAAATTTGGTATTTATTCATCTCCAGGTCCGATGACTTGTGGTGGATATTTAGGTAGTTATAAGCATGAAGACCTGGATGCCCAAACCTGGGCAAAGTGGGGCGTAGATTATCTCAAGTATGATTATTGTTTTTATAATCAAGTGGTTCCTGTGCCAACGGAGGAATTAATTAAAGAGCCTTATATTGTTATGAGAAAAGCATTAGATAAGGTTGATCGTGATATAACTTACTGCGTTGGTTTTGGAGCTCCAAACGTTTGGAATTGGGCACAGGAAGCTGGCGGTAACTTATGGAGAACAACAAGAGATATTACTGATGAATGGAATGTGGTAACAGCCATTGGATGTTTTCAGGATGTATGTGCATCGGTAACTAAACCAGGTGGTTATAATGATCCGGATATGCTGGTTGTTGGAACACTTGGAAAGGGTTGGGGCGCAAAAGCTCATGATTCATACTTGACTCCTGACGAACAATATTCTCACATAAGTCTTTGGTGTCTGTTATCTGCTCCATTACTTATTGGGTGCGATATGGATAACATGGATGATTTTACCCTAAATCTGCTAACGAATGATGAAGTTATTGGCGTTGACCAGGATCCTTTGGCTATGCCGGCAAAGAAAATATTAACTAATAACGGGCAGATATGGTATAAACATCTGGAAGATGGTGCTGTTGCGGTTGGTTTTTTCAATATTGATCCGTATGCTATTGTCTGGGATCAGAATGAAAGTGATAAAATTCAAACTATGAAGTATAAAATGACATTGGATTTATCTCAGTTAGGTTTAAAAGGGAAATATATGGTGCATGATTTATGGAGTCAGAAAGACTTGGGTACTGTGGATAACTCTTTTGAAACAGAGATGCCTTATCATGGTGTTTCTTTTGTGAAATTTGTTCCTGTAAAATGAATTAGTTTTATAAATTTGAATGTTTTCAAAGATTATATAATAGAAAATAATATAAAATGAATAGAAGGAATTTTCTACAATTCTTGGGTGTTAGTTCTGCTGCACTTCTCATCCCCGGAGGATTGCAATCTAAATTGCTCAAATCAATGGCGCAAAATCCCAATATAAAACCAATCTCAGGATCTTGGTTTGAGTTTCAACACCTTTTGCCCTCGGAAGGGAGATATTGGGATCCGGCTTTAGCAAAATTTACTGCTGAACAATGGAAAGAGAAAGTAAGGGAGATTAGTGAAATAGGATTTGAATATCTGGTGCTTCAGGAAATCGCTTTAGATGGGAAAGCTATTTATCCGTCTGGATTAGCCCCCCAATATCAGTTAGGTTGTGATGATCCATTAGAAGCTGTTCTTTCAGCGGCAGACGAAGTGGGAATTAAATTTTTTATAAGTAATGATTTCTGGGCAGATTGCCAGAAGGGCGATTTTTTAATGAATGATCCTGGTATTAGGAAACTTCGGGCGAAGGCAATGGAAGAGGTTACTAATAAATATGGTCATCATAAAAGTTTTTATGGCTGGTATTTTCCGAATGAATCTTATCTAATGCCTTATTTTGATGACAAGTTTATTAATTATATGAATGATTGTACCAGAACGGCAAAAATGTTAATGCCGGATAGTGTAAACATGATTGCTCCATATAATATAAAAGCAGAAAAGTCAGATGATTTTTTTGTTAAGCAGTTAGAACGGATGAATATTGATATTATAGCTTATCAGGATGGAGTTGGTGTAAACTCAACTAGACTGGGTGAGCCGGCTAAATATTTTGAGAACTTGTACAAAGCACATCAAAAAGCATCCAGGGCAAGAATTTGGGCTGATATGGAATTATTCTATTTCGAGGAAGGTACCAAAGGAAATCTTTTACCTGCTGATTTTGAGACGCGTATCTTGAAACAGATGGAAGATCTTTCTCCTTTTGTTGACAAGATATTATGTTACCAATATATTGGATGCATGAATAAACCGGGTTCAAAAGCGTATGCCGGACATGAGAACCAGGAATCTGTAAGGTTATACAAACAATACAAAAATTGGTATGATGCTAATATCATTAATAAATAATTAATTTAGGATGAAGAATTATTTTATAGCCTTGATATTTATAATGTGCCCTTTTTTATCTAATCAAGCATCGGCACAAATAAAATTGCGTTTACCATCTATACTAAGTGATCATGCTGTTTTGCAGGGATCATCTGAATGTAAGTTATGGGGATGGGGCCCAGGTGCAGAAACGGTAAAAATTGTTTGTAGCTGGAATGATAAGGATACAATATCTGTTCCTATTGATGCCAGATGTCTTTGGGAGACAACAATTAAAACTCCGAAAGGTACTGGACCATATAAAATAGAATTTATATGTGGAAAACAGTATCTTAAAATACAAGATATACTTGTAGGAGAAGTCTGGCTGTGTTCTGGACAATCTAATATGGAATTTAATTACAAATGGGGCTTGAATGATCCGGAATCTTTAAATACTTGTGAGAATGATTCTATCCGTTTCTTTCAGGTTGAACAGGATTATGATGAATATCCAAGGAGTGATTGTAAGGGCAAATGGGTTTTGTGTAAAAAGAATACAATGCCAGATTTTAGTTCCTTGGGTTATTTCTTTGGTAAAAAGCTCTTCAATGCAATCAATAAACCTGTGGGGTTAGTTGGTGCATATTGGGGAGGTACATGTATACAGGTATGGATGCCTGAAGAATCTTTTGAAAATAATGATATGAAAAGGTTTTTATCAAATATAGAACCATATGGTTGGGCTCCTAAAGGTGGCGCATTATTATATAATTCGATGATAAATCCGATATCAAAATATAATTTTTCCGGAGTTCTTTGGTATCAAGGTGAAGCCAATGTTGCAGATTGTTCTTCTGACTATTCACAGTTGTTATCTTCTATGATTAATATGTGGAGAAATAAATTTGCAAATAATTTCCCTTTTTATGTAGTGCAAATATCGCCATGGAATGGCTATTCTGGGATAAATGCAGCGTTTTTAAGAGAACAACAAGAATTGGTGTCTAAAACTGTCTCCAATGTGGGTTTGGTTTCTGTTGCTGACTTGACTGATGATGTTGCTGATATTCATCCCAGAAATAAAAAAGGAGCAGGTGAAAGGGTTGCTGATTATGTCTTGTCTAAACAATATCATACTCAATCTGTGTTTAATCATCCTGTAATTGAAGCATGGAAGATCGATGGAAATAAAATTGTAATGAATATAAAGTCATTGGATAAGTTAAAAACGAAGGGTAAAGAAGCTTCAGGGTGTTTTCAAATAGCAGGTGAAGATAAATTGTTTTACACAGCTAAGGTTGTGAAAAATGTAAAAAATAAGATTGTTATAGAGTCAAACAACGTAGTTCATCCTATCGCATTTAGGTATTGTTTTACTAATGATGCGATACCAGATCTTTTTGACTCTAATGGTTTGCCTTTGCTTCAATATAGATCAGATAACTGGAAATAATATACTAAGAAAAAATACTATGAAAAGAAAAAAACTATTAGTAGTTGGTAGCGTAAATACTGATATGGTTGTAAAATCGCATAGCTTACCAAAACCAGGTGAAACTGTTTTGGGAGGTACTTTTTTTATGAATGCTGGGGGTAAAGGTGCTAATCAAGCTGTTGCGGCAGCTCGTTTAGGAGCAGATGTTACTTTCATTTGTAAAATAGGGAATGATGCATTTGGTGAAACATCAAAGAAACTATTTGAAAACGAAGGTATTGATACTTCGTACGTTTTGGTTGATCCTGATAATG of the uncultured Bacteroides sp. genome contains:
- a CDS encoding DUF4434 domain-containing protein; the protein is MNRRNFLQFLGVSSAALLIPGGLQSKLLKSMAQNPNIKPISGSWFEFQHLLPSEGRYWDPALAKFTAEQWKEKVREISEIGFEYLVLQEIALDGKAIYPSGLAPQYQLGCDDPLEAVLSAADEVGIKFFISNDFWADCQKGDFLMNDPGIRKLRAKAMEEVTNKYGHHKSFYGWYFPNESYLMPYFDDKFINYMNDCTRTAKMLMPDSVNMIAPYNIKAEKSDDFFVKQLERMNIDIIAYQDGVGVNSTRLGEPAKYFENLYKAHQKASRARIWADMELFYFEEGTKGNLLPADFETRILKQMEDLSPFVDKILCYQYIGCMNKPGSKAYAGHENQESVRLYKQYKNWYDANIINK
- a CDS encoding sialate O-acetylesterase — its product is MKNYFIALIFIMCPFLSNQASAQIKLRLPSILSDHAVLQGSSECKLWGWGPGAETVKIVCSWNDKDTISVPIDARCLWETTIKTPKGTGPYKIEFICGKQYLKIQDILVGEVWLCSGQSNMEFNYKWGLNDPESLNTCENDSIRFFQVEQDYDEYPRSDCKGKWVLCKKNTMPDFSSLGYFFGKKLFNAINKPVGLVGAYWGGTCIQVWMPEESFENNDMKRFLSNIEPYGWAPKGGALLYNSMINPISKYNFSGVLWYQGEANVADCSSDYSQLLSSMINMWRNKFANNFPFYVVQISPWNGYSGINAAFLREQQELVSKTVSNVGLVSVADLTDDVADIHPRNKKGAGERVADYVLSKQYHTQSVFNHPVIEAWKIDGNKIVMNIKSLDKLKTKGKEASGCFQIAGEDKLFYTAKVVKNVKNKIVIESNNVVHPIAFRYCFTNDAIPDLFDSNGLPLLQYRSDNWK